In Daucus carota subsp. sativus chromosome 4, DH1 v3.0, whole genome shotgun sequence, one DNA window encodes the following:
- the LOC108217650 gene encoding uncharacterized protein LOC108217650 isoform X2, with the protein MEVMNQGKQEPSLEPVPVLPRLNRLDRLLQLLEEKHGLSGTHVTGSVISETEKLEEDSHRKPLSSALEEVRQKGTLMDRLAILENRVLQLSLAMDERNSSRSSSSTTAQIVSEISDAQIVADQEKGEAVTCLEQQDSLQTKRTGGGARKKMRSTSRKIRGLFSMGCSS; encoded by the exons ATGGAAGTTATGAACCAAGGGAAGCAAGAGCCAAGCTTAGAACCGGTGCCGGTTCTTCCAAGACTCAATCGCCTTGATCGCCTG CTACAACTTCTGGAAGAGAAGCACGGCCTGTCAGGAACACATGTCACTGGTTCTGTTATCAGCGAAacagaaaaattagaagaagaTAGCCACAGAAAACCTCTATCCTCTGCTCTTGAGGAAGTTCGTCAAAAAGGCACGCTTATGGATCGTCTTGCGATACTCGAAAATCGAGTTTTACAG cTGAGCTTAGCTATGGATGAGAGGAACTCGTCAAGATCAAGCTCATCAACCACGGCTCAAATTGTTTCCGAGATTTCAGATGCACAAATTGTTGCAGATCAGGAAAAAGGTGAAGCTGTAACTTGTCTTGAACAACAAGACTCTCTTCAAACTAAG CGAACAGGCGGAGGGGCAAGGAAAAAGATGCGATCAACAAGTAGGAAAATCAGAGGGTTGTTTAGTATGGGTTGTTCCTCCTAA
- the LOC108217650 gene encoding uncharacterized protein LOC108217650 isoform X1, whose protein sequence is MEVMNQGKQEPSLEPVPVLPRLNRLDRLLQLLEEKHGLSGTHVTGSVISETEKLEEDSHRKPLSSALEEVRQKGTLMDRLAILENRVLQLSLAMDERNSSRSSSSTTAQIVSEISDAQIVADQEKGEAVTCLEQQDSLQTKQRTGGGARKKMRSTSRKIRGLFSMGCSS, encoded by the exons ATGGAAGTTATGAACCAAGGGAAGCAAGAGCCAAGCTTAGAACCGGTGCCGGTTCTTCCAAGACTCAATCGCCTTGATCGCCTG CTACAACTTCTGGAAGAGAAGCACGGCCTGTCAGGAACACATGTCACTGGTTCTGTTATCAGCGAAacagaaaaattagaagaagaTAGCCACAGAAAACCTCTATCCTCTGCTCTTGAGGAAGTTCGTCAAAAAGGCACGCTTATGGATCGTCTTGCGATACTCGAAAATCGAGTTTTACAG cTGAGCTTAGCTATGGATGAGAGGAACTCGTCAAGATCAAGCTCATCAACCACGGCTCAAATTGTTTCCGAGATTTCAGATGCACAAATTGTTGCAGATCAGGAAAAAGGTGAAGCTGTAACTTGTCTTGAACAACAAGACTCTCTTCAAACTAAG caGCGAACAGGCGGAGGGGCAAGGAAAAAGATGCGATCAACAAGTAGGAAAATCAGAGGGTTGTTTAGTATGGGTTGTTCCTCCTAA